The Candidatus Bathyarchaeia archaeon sequence CTACATCCGCTTCGTCCAATATTTTAACAGCGTCCTCGACCCTCATCAAGCTTCCTTTATAGAAGGATGCGCTCACCTCCAGCCTCAGCTTGCCTTCTCTGAAAGTTTTCCCCAAGATCTCTTGGTCGCAGGCCGCGACCAAGGTTTGGCATCCCCTGTTAAACACGTTCACGTACACGTAGGCTTCACGCATGGCCGCTCTCCAACGGACTCTTCCACGTATTGAATATTCGGCGTGAACCCTTATATCGGTTTTGGCGGCGCTTCAGGATTCGAGGATGGAGGATTTGGCTCCGCAGGCCTCGCATACTAGGAAGTGGAATGGGCCTTCCTTCACTATCGTGGTGTCTGGGGTTTTACAGATAGGGCATATCACGTATTTTCCGACGTAGATATTGATGAGGCGGTGTATCGTGTTCTTTGGAAACCTTCCCTGGAAAATCGCTCTCCCACTCACCTGGGCTCCGCTTGTCGCTAACTCCTTGGAGAGAAACTTCAAGAGGTGTTTAGGATCCCTGTTCAGCCTCTCAGCGACCTCATTAAGGTTCATGAGCATGGTCTTATTGCCGGCGGCCTCTACCTCAGGGGCTGGTATTTCAAACCTTCCCGAGGTGGCGGGTTTCCTCGGGACCTTCTCCAGGGCTTTGCTCAGCAGCCTAAGGTATTCTTCGCTCATCGAACGCACCTCGCGGGCTTCGGGTGGAAGCTAAACAAGTCTCTAGTAAACTATTTTTCACCGGGGTTTTTCGCTTCTTTCTCGGATTCAGGTTCCGATTCAGCCTTAAGCTCCGACTCTATCGGCATCGGGGGAGGCGTGGTGAGCATCGTCCACCCGATCCACATGCATATCGCCAGCGCGGCGATGACGAGGAGAAACATGGGTACGGCTACAGCCCACCAGCTCCATGAAGCTGGGAACCCAAGATATGGCGCGAAGAACACGATCACGTAGATTACGGCTACCGCTAACGCGGCTGCGAATATGAGCCCTCCATAGGTTTGATCTCTACTCACTTCTCCCACCCTTACGGTTAATGGGTTAAATAGTAGTTTACGGAGTAAATATAAGGTCTTCTATCCCTTCCTCTTCCAAGCCTAAATGTAGGATGGGCGTAAACTTACCCTGAAGGGCAGTGGGAGGGGCCTGTAAGGGTACCCTTTAATTTTTTCCTTGATTTCGCTGGTTAACTCCTTTACTGTGAGGTTCCTGATGGTTTTCCCCTCCACTCTTATCCTCACGGGGAGGGAGTTTCCCCGCAACTCCCGCTTGCCGACGACGATGATGTACGGTATCCAAGCGGTTTCAGCTTCTCTCACCCTTTTAGATAGGGTTTCCTCCCTGTCGTCTATGTCGGCTCTGACTCCGTTCTCGTTGAACTCACGGCAGATCTCCAAGCAACGGTCCACTAGCTCCGGTGAGATTGGGATCAACCTGACCTGTATGGGTGTGAGCCACAACGGTAGGGAAGGCTTCTCACCCTTGGACTCCGCCGCCGCAGCGCAGTCGAGGAGTGTGAACAGGTATCTTTCCACGGTGCCTATGATGGCGGTGTGGATGATGGGTGGATATTTCTTCTCCCCGTTTTTATCGTGGTAGGATATGCCGAACCTCTCCGCGTTTCCAACATCGATCTGGAATGTAGCGATTTCTCTAGGCCTGTTAAGCTGGTCGATGATGGTGTATTCTACGTTGATAACCCAGTAATACACGTCTTCCGGTACGAAGTTTAACAGAGCGGGCTTCTTCTCAACCTTCAGCAACTGCTCGAAGAATTTTCGGTTTTCTTCAAAGAATCGTCGAGTGGTGTTGTAAATTGACACGTATTCTCGGTTGAGCTTTCTCACCTCTTGGTAGATT is a genomic window containing:
- a CDS encoding phage holin family protein, which encodes MSRDQTYGGLIFAAALAVAVIYVIVFFAPYLGFPASWSWWAVAVPMFLLVIAALAICMWIGWTMLTTPPPMPIESELKAESEPESEKEAKNPGEK
- a CDS encoding DUF424 family protein → MREAYVYVNVFNRGCQTLVAACDQEILGKTFREGKLRLEVSASFYKGSLMRVEDAVKILDEADVANLSGENIVHAALKKGLADPRAVIKVSGTPHLQFMKI
- a CDS encoding translation initiation factor IF-2 subunit beta, with translation MSEEYLRLLSKALEKVPRKPATSGRFEIPAPEVEAAGNKTMLMNLNEVAERLNRDPKHLLKFLSKELATSGAQVSGRAIFQGRFPKNTIHRLINIYVGKYVICPICKTPDTTIVKEGPFHFLVCEACGAKSSILES